The nucleotide sequence ATGATGTGAAAATTTGTGGTCATTGATAGAATGccacttttaaaatagtttcactgTCGATTTTTAGTGAAATGACTTCGAAGAGGCTCTATTCGGTATCCAGTCTGACCTTGCTTACTGCAGCAGTTCTCTAGTATCCCTGCCGGATACTCTTCGGCTTCCTAAGATTTAAGGATTTCTAGTGACGGGCAGTCAGAGTATTAAGCACTTGCTTGAAGCCAGCTGCAAGGGAGTCAGTGACCTTGAATTCTTCACTACCCCAAGGTGACTCAACACAGCATTGCATGAACTCGCTGataaaatataaacacacactTTAACCTTCAGACGTTTCTTTGGCAGTGCAAGGCTGACTACCTTTCCAGGGTCCTCTTAAAGTAACAAAGTAAATCCTGGATGCCCCAGCCAGGCCCATTTAATCGGTTAACTCTTTCACGCTTTTCAGACTCCATTAAGCTCCATCCTCCCTGTATCAGTTTACAAGTCTCCTCCGCCTCTGCTGCTCAACCAGGCACTTTGTCCACGATCAAACACAGCGCTTCTTGAACACCCGCATTTTAGCATTTCAGGCTCAAACTCTGATCATACAGACTGGGAGAGCCTACCCAATGAATGAAAGGCCAGTCTAGCAATTAGCAGTGGAGACGCGATGCTGAGGCGGTCGGAACCGCAGCCGGTCACTCTTCCCAACGCTTTCCCAGCGCCTCCAAGACGAGAAACCAAAAGGATAGGCGGGGCCTGGCGAGACCCTTGAGGCCTCCGCGGGCCTGACTGCCCCCAGGTTTCCCAGCAAGCTCCAGGACAGAGGAGGTGGGGAAAGAAGGTCATCGCGCCTGCGCGCTAGTAGATGTGACCCGGGTGGGAAAGCCCTCGGCGTCCGCCATTTTGGCTGCCTCTGTCGGTCTGTTCAGTTACCACGTGAACCGCCGACGGAGACCCGTGGGGGGGGAGGCGGCGGCAGTGTtaagtgagaaaggaaaaaaaaaaaaagactacgaGGGGAAGGGGGTGTCGGGGTTGGGCGACGCGGTGACACCTGAGGCCTGGTGGCGGCGGTGGATCCGGGCAATCAAGGCTGAAGCAGCCAGGacgacggcggcggcggcggtcgGACAAACAGGCTGACCGAGCCGGGCGGTGGCGGGAGCAGCGGGAGGAGCCGGAACGATGCCGGCCGTGAGCCTCCCGCCCAAGGAGAACGCGCTCTTCAAGCGGATCCTGGTAAGTGTGAGGCTCCGGGCAGGCAGTGAGGAGGATTTAGCCGGTACACGGGCCTGTCACCCCTAACCTCGGCCCACCGGGCACCGGGCCACCCCCGCCCGGGACCCCGCCTTCGTACTCCTAGTCAGGCCGAATGCACTCCTTCGTCCCTTCCTTGGGGTTCCCTCTTCGGCTCGCGCGCCCGGGACCGCAGGTTTCCTCCTCCCGGTCCCCACGCTCCGAAGGCCGTGGTTCCGGAGTAGGCCCCTTGCTCCCAGGTTCTAGACGACCGGTTCTCATTCGTCCCGAGCGAAGGGAGGAGAGGCCTGCCTTCAGCAGAGAACCGGGCAACAGGGGCAGGAGCGGCGGCCCGGCTGGTGTGGGAACGCTGCCGGCAGGCCAGGGTGGCACCCTTGGAAGGAACAGGTGGTGCGGATGCCGCACCGCTCATTCATTGCCCAAGCGCGGCTCTCCTCCATGGTcagtccctccctcttcctctcctcttgGGATTCACCTGTCCCCGCCCGACTCGGGGTCCCTGATTGacctgggaggagggaaggaagaaaggcgtTCAGAAGGAGAGGAAGTTTTCTAAACGACTACCCTTGTAGTCAGTAGGGATGCTTGCGTCTCCAGCTTCTCGGCCTCTCTCGTTCCCTCCTTTCTGGAGTAGGGAAGAGACATTTATTTCTTAGTTTCCGAGCGGGAAACAGCCCCACCCCATCACCCTCCTTGGAGGTGGTGCCCATTGCGAGGGGGCGGTCCGGTAGGAAGTGAAAAGTTGAGAGCTTTTAGTTGAGAAGTTCTAGACAAGGGTTTCTTGCAGACTGAAGTGTGTTAACACGGATGCAAGAAATTAGAGAAAAGAGAATATAGGAACTTTTGAAATGGATATTTTTGACGGTAGCTCAGGCTCGATAATTTCCTGCATTTCAGATAGGTGCAGTTTGCATTGTTTTTTTGATACATTAATAAGATGATGTTTGGAGGGACTGTTTACGTTGTAGAATGTCTTGTAGTTTAGGTGCTATAATTAACACTGTAGCACCGTTTTGTTGAGTGGGTTGCCGCTTTCATGCATACATTTCTTTGAAAGAATTAACTACGTTTACCAAGCTGCCACGCTGCAGCCTGTCGAGCTGAAATcgatggggtcgccaagagtcgggcacgactgagagactgagcaacaaCCAGACTTAAGACTTAAATTTGGAGTGTGTGTTCCGGAAGTGTTAGTGTTTTCCTTTTGCAATTTAAATGTATTTCGTTTGTTTGAAAAGTATAACAACTCCTAGGACCCGGGTTTTCTAGAGACGTTGAACTAACTTTGATTTTACAAGAACATCCATATGCCTATAGGTTTAGTCATTAAGTATGGAAACAAATGTAAGAAAGTCACATCCAATACGGTGTAACTCTTAGTTACcttgaaatccttattgccagttttttggtttttagaCTAAATGGAGTGTAGGACTGTATCACCATTTCAGcagaagtttatttttgtatcttttgaaGGAGTAATTGGTGTGTAGGTTCGACTGTAATGTAGTTTTAGGATAGTAGTTTGTCGTTAATCTTCCTCCCCAACTctactttgaaaaaattaaagttgAAAAGTTGAGATGAGTACAAGGAACCCCTGTAAACTCTGTAAACATTTAACGTTTTGCCagatttgctttttctctgtccTGACACATATACAAGAGTTAAAAGGAAATTGCTGGCCTGATCTTCATCCCTACATGCTTCAGCAAGCATCCTTCTAGAGTAAGGATATCGTTTTGTATAACCATAATAACAATAATTACTCCCTAATATTGTCTAATATCCAgtttattaaattttcttaattgttagggaagcacttaaaaaaaaaaaaaaacttattttgagGTTGACTGTAGAGTtgcacataattaaaaaaaataatagagagATTACCTTGTACCCTTTATCCAGTTTCCCCACTGCTAATGCTTTGCAAAGCCATAGTTCAATATCATAACGTTGATCCAATCTGCCAGTCTTACTTGGATTTCTCCATTTTACTTGTActcatttgtgtgtatatttagTTCTTTGCAGTGTTGCCACACGTGTAGATTACATAACCATCCCTACAGTCAACCTACAGAACAGTTCCATGAGCACAAGGATCCCTCTGTTGCCCTTTTAGAACTGCACCCTCTCCTGTTCCTCCCATCTCTAACCTGAGACTCTGGCAAccaccactaatctgttctctgttttTATAACTTGGTCATTTGAAGAATGTTTACTGAAAAGAGTCATACTGTACATGACTTTTTAGGATTagcctttttgtgtgtgtaaccAGATTCCCTTGAGAGTCCTCCAGATTGTTGAGTGTAtcaatagtttgttccttttaatggctgagtagaaTTCTACATTGTGGATGTACCTCAGTTTGCTTTACCATTCATAGCATAACAATTTTTGATTAAACatcttaaacttaaaaaaaagaaatatttgctggTGATAGTGGAGGAAGTCCCTTAAATTCATTGCTAAAATCAATGAATTTAAGGCTTCTTGTTATAAAGTGTATGCAGAGGAAATGTAAAAATCATTAAATGAAAGGGAATATAATATCCTTATTgttcttttacattaaaaatgaagaaaatattattaactgAAGTATGGTTAGTATTTGCTCTTGCAAAGTTGTTTCTGCTTCTTCAGTACTTGTAGTAGTTATAGTTACTGCTTTTGATTTCatcccctgcctccttccccccaGAAGTTTGCTTAATCTATTACCTTGTAATCAAGTGTTGCTAGGTTAGTAGCTGTTAAATCCTTCCATTAGCATTCAGTTTTTCAGCTAGTGCTTTGTTGTATCCTGCTTGTTCGTAGTAAAGTTATATAAGAATGAAattggtttgtatttttaaaaaatttgaaacactgatttcaaaataatgaagtatgtttttgccttaattttcaaaagaaacctGGTTTACATGTCGGTGtgtaaaaaaatttcagaatttctgTAGTGGATTTTCCTGGCTTGTTCTAGTCTAGTTGGTATCTGAAATTCAATTTTGTTGCATATTTGGCCCATCTTTTCCCCCCATATTACTCTGCTGTGTTCTGAAATGCTAAGGCCTTGCCATGAGTTGGTCAGAATGTCTGCAAAATATGTCTTAATTTGTCTATAGAAAGAGCGGGTGATGAATTTAATGTAATATTATGTGGGAGTTTAAAGAAGAGTTATTTGTGTTTGCCAgaggtgttttgttgttgtaattACATACCATTTTAACAGTTTGGAAAACTAAGTTATTAGAAAATGTGTATTTGCCTACTCATGATGCTATTTGTTTATCTAAATAGTCTGAGGGGCATTACCAGATCTTTACATGACTTTCTTGGGATATAGTTTAAGCATAGGAATAATGAGATTGCCTGGATAGAGTGAGATCCACACCTTTTTAGATTTTAACCCACTTGGAAAAGTAGTTGGACATACCCTAATACCTTGGAGTGAAGCTAGTTTGGTGACTGTTAGtgtctttgctttattttctcttctctttagaTGTTAGTGtgaactgtaagaaaaaaaaatcttaagttgGAAGTACTTAAAGTAAGTACAGCATTAACCTAtttttggactatagcctgaatGATTTATGTGGTTAGTCAAAAGTCTAATGggtaaaaattttctttcctagAAAAGTGGAAAGAGAAGTTAGCATAGCATGGTGATAATATTTGCAATTTATTGGAAACTTACTCTTTGTATTGCACAGTGGAACTTCCTgtgatgataaaaatgttctgtacCTGTTTTGTCTGTTATAGCCATTGACCATTTGTGgctgttgtacacttgaaatataGCTAGTGTGATTGAGGAActgaattattaattttaattaacttaaattCAATTAGCCACAGTGGACAGTGCACCTGTAGAATCCTTCTCTGGTCTCAAAGCATCTCAGGATAGGGACATGTTTATTAAGGAACACACTGAGATTAATGTTAACAGCTAGTGTAAGAAATGAAACTCTTTTCAGGGCACTTATCCACACCCACCTTGTTCTTTATTAAAAGGAGTTTTAATCATTGTTGGTGGCTACACATGTTGTGGGTACCTAAAATATTGTaggtaaattatttcattttagttattgcTTTTTGAAAAAGTGCTGTTTCTACAGTTAATGATATATAGGTTGGATTGAGTTGCACATGGAATTAAAATTAGGAATTGTTAACAAGGAGATTTCCATGTGCACGTGGGAAGGTCACCTGACTTTAATTTGTATGACAATAATAGTTTTGCAACTGAGTGTGGATAGTAACCctgaaatttgttttaatatatatttgcctGTACTGTATATGTTCagaatataatgaaaacaaaaaattgatACAAAGTTTTAGCTGCTCTGAAGTCCCCTTCCTTCTGTATATAGTAGGTAATCAAACTTTTGAACTAGAATGAATTTGTTTAAAGGTGAATTAGAAAACGAAATGCAGTTTTGCTATAATGTAAATATAGCTATATTCTTAATAAACACTACCTTATAAGGCAcaacatttaaagttttttttatttattttttaatgcttttaataaaaagtctaaaaaatcTTATGAGAAGAAAAAACTGATAATGTTGCAGATtcactaatttgttttcttttaactttccaTCCTAAATTCTTACTGGAATGGGTGTAGGGTGAACAAACACATAAGTTTTTGTCTTTATGTAAATTGACAaagcatatgtatttttaaatgctttattgtgttagaaacatgaaatatttaagaaatgatGCTTTGGGGTTAAGAGAGTAGATTACAATACTTGTTTGTGAAGATATTTTGGGAATAGAGtattctggtttaaaaaaaaatgaatgactacCTTTTAGTTTTCGATTGTAATGCACAACACTATATGTGTAGAAAAGCAGACAAAAGCTAATAGGAACCTGAATTTAATGTTCGATTCTGTGAGTATCTCAAAGCCTTGCAGTCTTGAACCTTTACTGGGGATTATACAAACTTAAGTTATTTGATGATAAAGAGTTGCCATTCCAGCTGTTAACTTTGAAGACTGGTTAAAAGTAGCTTCCACAGAGGCAGATGTGGTGCTCTGTTTGATTGATGGACAGGAGAGCTAGTGGCCAACTGGCTTTGACAGAAGGGATCTCTTTGTTTAGTGGGCATtcttatttcctttaatatttctgcCTCTGATAATGCATTTCTTAGAA is from Muntiacus reevesi chromosome 13, mMunRee1.1, whole genome shotgun sequence and encodes:
- the NDUFC1 gene encoding NADH dehydrogenase [ubiquinone] 1 subunit C1, mitochondrial isoform X1, producing MTFFPHLLCPGACWETWGQSGPRRPQGSRQAPPILLVSRLGGAGKALGRVTGCGSDRLSIASPLLIARLAFHSLASSRSKFYIREPAHGSPNWPKVGLTLGTSVFLWIYLIKQHNEDVLEYKRRNGLE